A genomic window from Terriglobia bacterium includes:
- a CDS encoding serine kinase → MTLKDLAEKLQLKALNTVADKPVTGVYISDMVSDVIANAKPGNVLVTVQVHNNVIAAANLVDVTGIILTRGRKPADDMVALAEKAGITVLLTDLNSWQVASMLFEAGLR, encoded by the coding sequence ATGACCCTCAAGGACCTTGCCGAGAAGCTCCAGCTCAAGGCGCTCAACACGGTGGCCGACAAGCCGGTGACCGGGGTGTACATCTCGGACATGGTCAGCGACGTGATCGCCAACGCGAAGCCCGGCAACGTGCTGGTCACGGTCCAGGTCCACAACAACGTGATCGCCGCGGCGAACCTGGTGGACGTTACCGGGATCATCCTGACCCGGGGCCGGAAGCCGGCGGACGACATGGTCGCCCTGGCGGAAAAGGCCGGCATCACGGTCCTGCTCACCGACCTGAACAGCTGGCAGGTCGCCAGCATGCTGTTCGAGGCGGGACTCCGCTGA
- a CDS encoding anti-sigma regulatory factor: protein MVNSDPRDEALYRESFAILGNDFEHGGDVATRVKSVLKELGIDGALVRRLSIANFEAEMNVIMYADAAALDLTVTRDEVRVVVADRGPGIPDIGMAMQEGYSTATAEMRARGFGAGMGLPNIRRNADQFEIESVPGSGTTLRYAVRLG, encoded by the coding sequence ATGGTCAACTCCGACCCGCGGGATGAGGCCCTCTACCGCGAGTCGTTCGCGATCTTGGGGAACGACTTCGAGCACGGCGGGGACGTCGCGACGCGGGTGAAAAGCGTCCTGAAGGAGCTGGGCATCGACGGAGCCCTCGTCCGCCGATTGAGCATCGCGAACTTCGAGGCCGAGATGAACGTGATCATGTACGCCGACGCGGCGGCGCTGGACCTCACCGTGACGCGCGACGAGGTGCGGGTGGTCGTGGCGGATCGTGGGCCGGGGATCCCCGACATCGGGATGGCGATGCAGGAGGGGTACTCCACCGCCACCGCCGAGATGCGGGCGCGGGGATTCGGCGCCGGCATGGGCTTGCCGAACATCCGCAGGAACGCCGACCAGTTCGAGATCGAGTCGGTCCCCGGGTCGGGGACCACGCTCCGCTACGCCGTCCGTCTCGGGTAA
- a CDS encoding 4Fe-4S dicluster domain-containing protein yields the protein MSGTIVHSVEFDRALCVACVACCKACPTQAIRVREGRVVVDGERCIDCGECIRACPHDAVSARTSSPSDLKRFRYTVAIPSTTLFSQFGGDVEPARIAEALLTLGFDRVHDMSWMCEMVGRAVDTYLSECGEPWPKISVTCPGVIRLIQLRYPDLVPHLLPFESPRELTAKLVRRKLSVEQGIPASDIGAFYITPCSAIMHSILWPVGLEESYLDGAFSVAEIYGPLRRAIEEAAEVPAGSDFSPRGLNWAVAGGETAMMRSGNTLTLSGVQDVTYVFDRIESGKFRSVDFIEAYICPDGCVSGPLLIEGRYAAKRALREVVSRLGARGAVQEEKVRSLVRDHFFDLEEEVRARPVKAPSRDLREAVRLKQEKDHLLSSFPRKDCAACGAPTCEALAEDVLRGAAATDDCVFVKLDRLAPPPVAPGAEATSPSGAERGSGRSGPPLPGEGT from the coding sequence GTGAGCGGCACGATCGTCCACTCCGTCGAATTCGACCGCGCGCTCTGCGTCGCGTGCGTCGCCTGCTGCAAGGCGTGTCCCACCCAGGCGATCCGGGTCCGCGAGGGGCGCGTGGTCGTGGACGGCGAGCGCTGCATCGACTGCGGGGAGTGCATCCGCGCATGCCCTCACGATGCGGTGAGCGCGCGGACCTCGTCGCCGTCGGACCTCAAGAGATTCCGGTACACGGTGGCCATTCCGTCGACCACGCTCTTCTCCCAGTTCGGCGGGGACGTCGAGCCCGCGAGGATCGCGGAGGCCCTTCTGACTCTGGGCTTCGACCGGGTTCACGACATGTCCTGGATGTGCGAGATGGTGGGCCGCGCCGTGGACACCTACCTCTCGGAGTGCGGCGAGCCCTGGCCGAAGATCTCCGTGACCTGCCCCGGGGTGATCCGGCTGATCCAGCTCCGGTACCCCGACCTCGTTCCGCACCTTCTGCCGTTCGAGAGCCCGCGCGAGCTGACGGCGAAGCTCGTGAGAAGGAAGCTCTCCGTCGAGCAGGGCATCCCCGCAAGCGACATCGGGGCCTTCTACATCACCCCCTGCTCGGCCATCATGCACTCCATCCTCTGGCCGGTCGGCCTCGAGGAGTCCTACCTCGACGGCGCGTTCTCGGTGGCGGAGATCTACGGCCCGCTCCGGCGGGCGATCGAAGAGGCGGCCGAGGTCCCCGCCGGCTCCGATTTCAGCCCGAGGGGGCTGAACTGGGCCGTGGCCGGCGGCGAGACCGCGATGATGCGCAGCGGGAACACGCTCACGCTCTCCGGAGTGCAGGACGTCACGTACGTGTTCGACCGGATCGAGTCGGGGAAATTCCGCAGCGTGGACTTCATCGAAGCGTACATCTGTCCCGACGGCTGCGTCTCCGGCCCGCTCCTCATCGAGGGGCGCTACGCCGCCAAGCGGGCCCTCCGCGAGGTGGTGTCCCGGCTCGGCGCGAGAGGGGCCGTGCAGGAGGAGAAGGTCCGCTCGCTCGTTCGCGACCACTTCTTCGATCTCGAGGAGGAGGTCCGGGCCCGGCCGGTCAAGGCGCCGTCGAGGGACCTCAGGGAGGCGGTGCGCCTCAAGCAGGAGAAGGACCACCTCCTTTCGTCGTTCCCGAGGAAGGACTGCGCGGCCTGCGGCGCGCCCACCTGCGAGGCGCTGGCGGAGGACGTGCTTCGCGGCGCCGCCGCGACCGACGACTGCGTCTTCGTCAAGCTCGATCGTCTTGCCCCCCCTCCCGTCGCCCCGGGAGCGGAGGCGACGTCACCGTCCGGGGCGGAGAGGGGGAGCGGCCGGTCGGGACCGCCGCTCCCGGGGGAGGGAACGTGA